A genomic window from Colletotrichum destructivum chromosome 7, complete sequence includes:
- a CDS encoding Putative translation protein, beta-barrel domain superfamily has protein sequence MAVTESTRVAQVVGALACQTQSYLKTLEAEVISCEKRPPPTAVKKNGNKDKNKPADAADGSNAQTWLIEFADSVLFPEGGGQPSDHGTITPLIPDAEDATAAVPIPIEFVERVGLRCVYHSPRPLTPGERVRQEVDFRRRWDHMQQHTGQHLLSAVMKAHDNSLDTLGWGMGKGGAMNYVDLPRRPSDAEIQGIQARCNEIVRSALPITVETPVDAKVHKMPGDYDQSKGVVRVIRIGDIDRNTCCGTHLSQTSHISLILIHHGEPVHGTNFRLYFSAGDRAIDMATASIGAMGSVSRLLSCKNAADEVVQGVRALQGSVSELKRREKKLLSDVAEFEADSARARLQLGKSVWVHRADGNADFVKWVTAGVKDAVAARGGVVVVATGEEKKSGQLVVLGEKGGVEAMVPRIKDIVTGVKGGGAGDKWQGKVVTWEKGNLEALKRLVEGSDA, from the exons ATGGCAGTGACGGAATCAACACGAGTAGCACAAGTCGTCGGCGCTTTAGCCTGTCAAACCCAGTCGTACCTCAAGACACTGGAGGCAGAAGTCATCTCGTGCGAGAAACGGCCTCCTCCCACGGCGGTCAAGAAGAATGGcaacaaggacaagaacaagcctgcggatgccgccgacgggagCAACGCGCAGACATGGCTCATCGAGTTCGCCGACTCGGTCCTCTTCCCCGAAG gcggcggccagccATCGGACCACGGAACCATCACGCCCCTGATACCAGACGCGGAGGACGCGACCGCGGCGGTCCCCATCCCGATCGAGTTCGTCGAGCGCGTCGGGCTGCGCTGCGTCTACCACTCACCCCGGCCCCTGACGCCGGGCGAGAGGGTCCGCCAGGAGGTCGACTTCCGGCGCCGGTGGGACCACATGCAGCAGCACACCGGCCAGCACCTCCTCTCCGCCGTCATGAAGGCGCACGACAACAGCCTCGACACCCTCGGCTGGGGCATGGGCAAGGGTGGCGCGATGAACTACGTCGACCTGCCGCGCCGGCCgtccgacgccgagatccAGGGCATCCAGGCCCGGTGCAACGAGATCGTGCGCTCGGCCTTGCCCATCACTGTCGAGACCCCGGTGGATGCCAAGGTCCACAAGATGCCGGGAGACTACGACCAGAGCAAGGGGGTCGTGCGCGTCATCCGCATCGGTGACATTGATCGCAACAC ATGCTGCGGAACCCATCTCTCGCAAACCTCCCACATctccctcatcctcatccacCACGGCGAGCCGGTCCACGGCACGAACTTCCGCCTCTACTTCTCGGCCGGAGACCGCGCCATCGacatggcgacggcctccATCGGCGCCATGGGGTCCGTCTCGCGGCTGCTGTCGTGCAagaacgccgccgacgaggtggtgCAGGGCGTCAGGGCGCTGCAGGGCTCCGTTTCGGAGCTGAAGAGgcgggagaagaagcttCTTTCCGACGTGGCTGAGTTCGAGGCCGACTCCGCCCGGGCGAGGCTGCAGCTCGGGAAGAGCGTCTGGGTCCAccgcgccgacggcaacgcgGACTTTGTGAAGTGGGTCACGGCCGGTGTCAaagacgccgtcgcggcgcgcggcggcgtggttGTCGTGGCcacgggcgaggagaagaagagcgggcagcttgtcgtcctcggggagaagggcggcgtcgaggcgaTGGTCCCGAGAATCAAAGACATCGTGACGGGTGTCaagggaggcggcgccggggacAAGTGGCAGGGCAAGGTTGTCACTTGGGAGAAGGGCAACTTGGAGGCGCTCAAGAGGCTGGTGGAAGGCTCAGATGCCTGA